In a single window of the Flavobacteriales bacterium genome:
- a CDS encoding gliding motility-associated C-terminal domain-containing protein: NADEHNNIFQPVVRNLATYEFWIFNRWGEVIFHSTNPNEGWNGTFKNVMCLNDVYVWKIEYSDYIEPDIYKVKMGHVTLVK; encoded by the coding sequence AATGCGGATGAACACAATAATATTTTTCAGCCGGTGGTTCGCAATCTTGCCACGTATGAATTCTGGATTTTCAATCGCTGGGGAGAGGTGATTTTTCATTCTACCAATCCCAATGAAGGCTGGAATGGCACATTTAAAAATGTGATGTGTTTGAATGATGTTTATGTGTGGAAGATTGAATATTCCGATTACATAGAGCCCGATATTTATAAAGTGAAAATGGGACATGTCACCCTGGTGAAATAA